Proteins from one Phyllobacterium zundukense genomic window:
- a CDS encoding TRAP transporter large permease subunit: MMTFFADNLAPLMFFGLIIFMVFGYPAAFSLAAVGLFFGFIGIEMGEISPDFLGNLTYQMFSVLSNELLLAIPFFTFMGVILERCGLAEDLLEGFGQLFGGVRGGLSYAVILVGAILGAITGTVAASVIAMGLISLPVMAKYGYNIRHATGVIAASGTITQLIPPSLVLIVLADQLGKSPGDMYIGATGASIVQVLLFAGWVFVLSIIRPDHVPALPPEARTLRGWPLLARCARGMIPSLALIFIVLGTIFMGLATPTEAGAMGVVGAMFIAWLNRRLTWKLVYQAMDMTMRLTAMVVFILLGARVFSLVFQGVGGGHWIETMLTSLPGGVVGFLIFVNIFIFILAFFLDFFEIAFIVIPLLAPAASALGIDLIWFGVMICANMQTSFMHPPFGFALFYLRGIAPKSIKTSDIYMGAIPWLVLQLILVGLLIAFPGMVTYFLDSTPAVDLQNIQLNLPSALGNDLGNPPSFDLGQPPSFK; the protein is encoded by the coding sequence ATGATGACATTCTTTGCTGACAATCTTGCCCCGTTGATGTTCTTCGGGCTGATCATCTTTATGGTGTTTGGCTATCCCGCGGCATTTTCCCTGGCCGCAGTCGGACTTTTCTTCGGCTTCATCGGCATCGAAATGGGAGAAATCAGCCCCGACTTCCTGGGTAACCTCACCTACCAGATGTTTTCGGTGCTTTCCAACGAGCTGCTGTTGGCTATCCCGTTTTTCACGTTCATGGGCGTCATACTTGAACGATGCGGCCTCGCCGAAGACCTTCTTGAAGGGTTCGGTCAGCTATTCGGCGGCGTTCGCGGCGGCCTCTCCTACGCAGTCATCCTTGTCGGCGCCATTCTCGGCGCAATCACGGGAACCGTCGCAGCCTCTGTGATTGCAATGGGACTCATTTCGCTGCCGGTGATGGCAAAATACGGTTATAATATCCGCCACGCCACCGGCGTCATCGCGGCTTCCGGCACGATCACTCAACTTATTCCGCCATCGCTTGTGCTCATCGTTCTTGCCGATCAGCTCGGCAAATCACCGGGTGATATGTATATCGGCGCGACCGGAGCGAGCATCGTTCAGGTGCTGCTGTTCGCGGGCTGGGTATTCGTCCTCAGCATCATCAGGCCGGATCACGTTCCGGCGCTTCCGCCCGAAGCGCGCACCCTCCGAGGCTGGCCGCTGCTGGCACGCTGCGCGCGCGGCATGATCCCGTCGCTTGCGCTCATCTTCATCGTGCTCGGCACGATCTTCATGGGCCTTGCCACGCCCACGGAAGCCGGAGCGATGGGGGTTGTCGGTGCCATGTTCATTGCCTGGCTGAACCGCCGCCTGACCTGGAAGCTCGTTTATCAGGCAATGGATATGACGATGCGCCTGACCGCCATGGTTGTATTCATTCTGCTCGGCGCTCGTGTGTTCAGTCTGGTGTTTCAGGGCGTTGGCGGCGGCCACTGGATCGAAACCATGCTGACCTCCCTGCCGGGCGGTGTCGTCGGATTTCTGATCTTCGTCAATATCTTCATATTCATCCTCGCCTTCTTTCTTGATTTTTTCGAGATCGCCTTCATCGTCATTCCACTGCTCGCGCCGGCGGCAAGCGCACTCGGAATCGACCTCATTTGGTTCGGTGTCATGATCTGCGCCAATATGCAGACGAGCTTCATGCACCCGCCCTTCGGTTTTGCGCTGTTTTATCTCCGGGGCATCGCGCCAAAATCGATCAAGACCAGCGATATCTACATGGGTGCGATCCCATGGCTGGTCCTGCAGCTCATCCTCGTGGGACTGCTCATCGCCTTTCCGGGGATGGTTACCTACTTCCTTGATTCGACGCCCGCGGTCGACCTGCAGAATATCCAGCTGAATTTGCCATCCGCTCTGGGCAACGACCTGGGCAACCCGCCATCGTTCGATCTTGGGCAGCCGCCGTCATTCAAGTGA
- a CDS encoding TRAP transporter small permease subunit: protein MSRWLAITGWIDEFNRRIAIVAIYFVLFASLVCAFNALLRYSISTMIWLDHNVGVGGLFRGILAIYGRNSNSLSELQWYLFAGMVMLGGAWTLKLNEHVRVDLVYGSVSERTRTWIDLLGGLLFLLPICCLMIYFTWPWFVLSWVTNEGSSNSGGLPLWPVKLSLPVGFALVGLQGISELIKCYLALTTDYVREFAYEKPVQ from the coding sequence ATGTCACGATGGCTGGCCATCACGGGCTGGATCGATGAATTCAATCGTCGCATAGCGATAGTCGCGATCTATTTTGTCTTGTTTGCATCGTTGGTTTGCGCCTTCAACGCGCTCCTGCGTTACAGTATCAGTACGATGATCTGGCTGGACCACAATGTCGGGGTGGGCGGTCTGTTCCGCGGCATTTTGGCCATCTACGGTCGCAACTCCAATTCCCTTTCCGAACTGCAGTGGTATCTGTTCGCCGGCATGGTCATGCTCGGCGGTGCCTGGACTTTGAAATTGAACGAGCACGTGCGCGTCGACCTCGTTTACGGCTCTGTCAGCGAAAGAACGAGGACGTGGATCGATTTGCTTGGCGGCCTGCTTTTCCTGCTGCCGATATGTTGCCTGATGATTTATTTCACATGGCCCTGGTTCGTCCTGTCATGGGTAACCAATGAAGGATCGTCCAATTCTGGCGGTCTTCCGCTCTGGCCCGTCAAGTTGAGCCTGCCCGTGGGTTTCGCACTGGTAGGTCTGCAGGGCATTTCAGAACTCATCAAATGCTATCTCGCCCTCACTACTGATTATGTTCGTGAATTTGCCTACGAGAAACCCGTTCAATGA
- a CDS encoding glutamine amidotransferase: MSKHKVLLAGESWVSTATHIKGFDQFPTVTYHTGADELLKALEDSDFDVKFMPAHEAQRDFPQTIEALSEYKAIILSDIGANTLLLHPDTWIHSKTTPNRLRLLRDYVRNGGALLMFGGYYSFQGINGGARYHKTAVEEVLPVTCLSVDDRIEVPEGFTPVVTGSGDHRILQGLGKDWPILLGYNEVTVKDGAEVLATVSTDYGSQPLLVTGTYGKGRTLAWTSDVGPHWLPSDFIAWKGYKTLFEQMLAWAIAKD; this comes from the coding sequence ATGTCCAAACACAAAGTTCTACTCGCCGGTGAGTCATGGGTTTCCACCGCGACCCACATCAAGGGTTTCGACCAATTCCCGACCGTCACCTACCACACCGGCGCCGACGAATTGCTGAAGGCGTTGGAGGACAGCGACTTCGACGTGAAATTCATGCCGGCGCACGAAGCGCAACGCGACTTCCCTCAAACGATTGAAGCGTTGTCCGAGTACAAGGCGATCATTCTTTCCGATATCGGCGCCAACACATTGCTCCTGCATCCAGATACGTGGATTCATTCGAAGACGACGCCGAACCGCCTTCGCCTGCTGCGCGACTATGTTCGCAATGGTGGTGCGCTGCTGATGTTTGGGGGCTACTACAGTTTCCAGGGTATCAATGGCGGCGCACGCTATCACAAGACGGCGGTGGAAGAGGTCCTGCCGGTGACTTGCCTTTCCGTCGACGACCGCATCGAGGTGCCGGAAGGGTTCACCCCTGTCGTAACCGGCTCTGGCGACCATCGCATTTTGCAGGGACTCGGCAAGGACTGGCCGATCTTGCTCGGTTACAACGAGGTCACGGTCAAGGACGGCGCGGAAGTCCTTGCAACGGTTTCCACCGACTACGGCTCACAGCCCCTTCTCGTCACGGGCACCTACGGCAAAGGCCGCACACTCGCCTGGACCTCCGATGTCGGGCCGCACTGGCTCCCTTCGGATTTTATAGCGTGGAAGGGCTATAAGACGCTGTTCGAACAGATGCTTGCCTGGGCGATTGCGAAAGATTGA
- a CDS encoding GlxA family transcriptional regulator — protein MPGAPPRKCSSQPHANLALDEPHYKVSLLSERGGLIASSAGFSVSTDPFSDAPFDTVLVVGNNDVEPVSSALIDFLREVAPRSRRIGSTCTGAFILAEAGLLDGRRATTHWFHARNFQRMFPNVKMEEDRIFIIDGPVWTSAGMTSCIDLALALVEKDLGIDIAKSVARKLVVYHRRAGGQSQYSALFELNPKSDRIQKSLIYARENLHKELSVEQLAELVHLSPRQFSRAFQAETGQSPAKAIENLRVEAARLMIENGRIPIDTIARDVGFGDRERMRRAFLRAFGQPPRYMQRNARTEAIS, from the coding sequence GTGCCTGGCGCGCCGCCTCGAAAGTGTTCCAGTCAGCCGCATGCCAATCTGGCACTCGATGAGCCCCACTATAAAGTCAGCCTTTTGTCGGAGAGGGGCGGGCTGATCGCTTCGTCCGCTGGTTTTTCTGTCAGCACTGACCCTTTCAGCGACGCTCCATTCGATACGGTGCTGGTGGTGGGTAACAATGACGTCGAGCCGGTGTCGTCAGCCCTGATCGATTTCTTGCGCGAAGTCGCACCGCGATCACGCCGCATTGGCTCGACCTGTACCGGCGCTTTCATCCTTGCCGAGGCCGGGCTGCTGGACGGGCGGCGCGCGACGACCCACTGGTTCCATGCCCGGAATTTCCAGCGGATGTTTCCCAACGTGAAGATGGAGGAGGATCGCATCTTCATCATCGACGGACCGGTCTGGACATCCGCCGGCATGACCTCGTGTATCGATCTGGCTTTGGCGCTGGTGGAAAAGGATCTGGGGATCGATATAGCCAAATCAGTTGCCCGAAAGCTCGTCGTCTATCATCGCCGTGCGGGTGGGCAATCGCAGTACTCGGCGCTGTTCGAACTTAATCCGAAATCTGACCGAATCCAAAAGAGTCTCATCTATGCCAGGGAAAATCTGCACAAGGAGCTGTCGGTAGAGCAACTCGCGGAACTCGTGCATCTCAGCCCGCGCCAGTTCAGCAGGGCGTTTCAGGCAGAAACCGGCCAATCACCCGCCAAGGCTATCGAGAACCTGCGCGTGGAGGCGGCGCGGTTGATGATTGAAAATGGTCGCATCCCGATTGATACAATCGCCCGCGATGTTGGGTTCGGTGATCGGGAACGCATGCGCCGCGCATTTCTGCGGGCTTTCGGGCAGCCACCGCGATACATGCAGCGGAATGCTCGGACAGAGGCTATTTCATAG
- a CDS encoding chloride channel protein, which translates to MSRKLALRRLGIFSIFLAPSRLRAFARSTELGLVLAAAAVGIVSGSVVTAMSFIAQTMHELIFGLNEGERLSSIMANDHVLLLVAPVTGGAILGLLLLILNRYRKRPMVDPIEANALHGGRLSLNDSLIITAQNLISNGFGASVGLEAGYTQLASGLASKIGLSLKLRRSDLRILVGCGAAGAIAAAFNAPLTGSFYAFELIIGSYTILSLAPVVVSALVATIIARVLAGDNFIIDIGNFGTVVPADYIPALLLGVFCALAGILLMKGVAFIEQIARKSFIPGPIRPLFGGALIGLLALISPQVLSGGHGALHLNLDNTTPIAALIGVLLLKAFASAISIGSGFRGGLFFGSLFMGALLGKLFAYSAPYVFAHATLTPVIYAVVGMSALAVSVIGGPMTMTFLALEITGDFPITVLVLAAVITASLTVRNLFGYSFATWRFHLRGESIRSAHDVGWIRNLTVAKLMRVDVRTAQSSLSIDEFRRDFPLGSTQRVIIVDDNNKYAGMVLVPEAHSGVTESSDEGQSIIGLIKYKNDFLQPQMNAKQAAAIFDKAESEELAVVSDLVERRVIGLLTESHTLRRYSEELDRQRRDVSGEI; encoded by the coding sequence ATGTCTCGCAAACTGGCACTGCGCCGATTGGGCATTTTCTCTATATTTCTTGCACCAAGCCGGTTGCGTGCATTTGCCCGCAGCACCGAACTCGGCCTGGTTCTTGCGGCAGCTGCTGTCGGCATCGTATCGGGCTCCGTCGTCACCGCCATGAGCTTCATCGCACAGACGATGCACGAGTTGATTTTCGGGTTGAACGAAGGCGAGCGGCTCTCGTCGATCATGGCGAATGATCACGTTCTTTTGCTCGTCGCACCTGTGACGGGCGGTGCCATTTTGGGATTGTTACTGCTTATCCTCAACCGTTATCGCAAACGACCCATGGTCGACCCCATCGAGGCAAACGCACTGCACGGCGGACGTCTTTCACTCAATGACAGCCTCATCATTACTGCTCAAAACCTCATCTCCAACGGTTTCGGCGCATCGGTTGGTCTCGAAGCCGGCTACACCCAACTTGCATCGGGCCTCGCTTCGAAGATTGGCCTCTCGTTGAAATTGCGTCGTTCGGACCTGCGAATCCTCGTAGGTTGTGGCGCAGCCGGCGCGATTGCGGCTGCGTTCAACGCCCCGCTAACCGGTTCATTCTACGCCTTCGAGTTGATCATCGGCTCCTATACGATCCTTAGTCTCGCGCCAGTCGTCGTTTCTGCGCTTGTCGCCACAATTATCGCGCGCGTGCTAGCCGGCGATAATTTTATCATCGATATCGGCAATTTCGGTACAGTAGTCCCGGCAGATTATATCCCGGCTCTGCTTCTCGGTGTCTTCTGCGCACTGGCCGGCATCCTTCTCATGAAGGGGGTCGCGTTTATCGAGCAGATTGCGCGAAAGAGCTTTATTCCCGGACCGATCCGGCCATTGTTTGGCGGTGCTCTCATCGGCCTTTTGGCGCTGATCTCACCTCAGGTTCTCTCCGGCGGTCACGGCGCACTGCACCTCAATCTCGATAACACAACTCCGATCGCGGCTTTGATTGGCGTCCTCCTGCTCAAGGCGTTTGCCTCGGCGATTTCCATCGGTTCGGGTTTCCGCGGCGGCCTGTTTTTCGGCTCGCTGTTCATGGGCGCTTTATTGGGCAAGCTCTTTGCTTATTCGGCACCCTACGTCTTCGCCCATGCGACGTTGACACCAGTTATTTATGCCGTTGTCGGCATGAGTGCGCTGGCCGTATCGGTCATCGGCGGCCCTATGACCATGACGTTCCTTGCCCTCGAGATCACTGGCGATTTTCCCATAACGGTGTTGGTCCTTGCGGCCGTGATTACCGCCTCGCTCACTGTACGCAATCTGTTCGGCTATTCGTTCGCTACCTGGCGTTTCCACCTGAGGGGCGAAAGTATCAGAAGTGCCCATGATGTGGGCTGGATTCGCAATCTGACCGTTGCCAAGCTCATGCGTGTCGATGTCCGAACAGCGCAATCCAGCTTGAGCATCGATGAGTTTCGCCGTGATTTCCCGCTTGGTTCAACCCAGCGCGTGATCATTGTCGACGATAACAACAAATATGCCGGCATGGTTCTGGTACCGGAGGCACATTCGGGCGTGACCGAAAGCTCCGACGAAGGCCAATCGATCATCGGCCTGATCAAATACAAGAACGACTTCCTGCAACCCCAGATGAACGCCAAACAGGCTGCCGCTATTTTTGACAAGGCAGAAAGTGAAGAACTGGCTGTCGTCAGTGACCTTGTCGAGCGCCGCGTCATCGGCCTCCTTACCGAAAGCCATACACTCCGCCGCTATAGCGAAGAACTGGACAGACAGCGGCGCGATGTCTCCGGAGAAATCTAG
- a CDS encoding Zn-dependent hydrolase codes for MNRGGKINGERLLQRLDDFAAIGATPAGGVNRQALSPEDRSARTKLANLALERGFGVFQDPMANLFIHRRGLSNDLPPFLIGSHLDSQPMGGRFDGALGTLSAFEVLESLEDASIQTPSAVEVVAWTNEEGSQYAPGCMGSMAFATGTIPAQWHSAHSPDGKVLGEELAATLDALPQAILRPLGNPLSGYLELHIEQGPSLERENIPIGIVHAIQGTRWLEVVVTGQTAHAGTTQLSFRRDPLVAVTEALQELYNSVMPNDERARLTIGRISLEPASINAIPGKVSFSVDLRHPDAAELARLEDHIRATCEEKAATFGCAVTIRRTFDMPPAQFSPLLLQAIDQATTRLGITSKPMLSGAFHDALFLARVTDAAMIFVPCRDGLSHNEAEFVKPEHSILGAQVLLESTLAALQMAMK; via the coding sequence ATGAACAGAGGTGGCAAGATCAACGGAGAGCGTCTCCTTCAGAGACTGGATGACTTCGCTGCTATTGGCGCTACGCCGGCAGGTGGCGTCAACCGTCAGGCACTGTCTCCCGAAGATCGGAGCGCCCGGACTAAACTTGCAAATCTGGCTTTGGAGCGCGGCTTTGGCGTTTTCCAGGATCCAATGGCCAATTTGTTCATCCACCGGCGTGGGCTTTCCAACGACCTTCCGCCTTTCTTGATCGGCAGCCACCTTGACAGTCAGCCCATGGGAGGTCGCTTCGACGGCGCGCTTGGTACATTGTCAGCCTTCGAAGTGCTCGAATCGCTGGAGGATGCCAGCATCCAGACACCCTCGGCTGTCGAGGTCGTTGCCTGGACCAACGAGGAAGGCAGCCAGTACGCTCCAGGTTGCATGGGATCGATGGCCTTTGCCACGGGTACAATCCCGGCTCAATGGCACTCCGCCCATTCTCCCGACGGCAAGGTATTGGGCGAGGAACTTGCGGCGACACTCGATGCACTTCCGCAAGCGATCCTGCGCCCGCTAGGAAACCCGCTCTCCGGTTATCTGGAATTGCATATTGAACAAGGCCCATCGCTTGAGCGCGAGAATATCCCGATCGGCATCGTCCATGCGATTCAAGGTACGCGCTGGCTCGAGGTCGTGGTCACTGGGCAGACCGCCCATGCCGGAACGACGCAGCTCTCGTTCCGCCGCGATCCGCTGGTAGCGGTCACCGAAGCGCTACAGGAGCTTTACAATTCTGTCATGCCCAACGATGAGCGGGCCCGATTGACCATCGGCCGCATATCGCTAGAGCCAGCGTCAATCAACGCCATTCCCGGCAAGGTATCCTTCAGCGTCGACCTGCGCCATCCGGACGCTGCCGAACTGGCACGACTGGAGGACCATATTCGCGCAACCTGCGAAGAAAAGGCGGCGACGTTCGGTTGTGCAGTGACCATCCGCAGAACGTTCGACATGCCACCGGCGCAATTTTCTCCATTGCTATTGCAAGCTATCGATCAGGCAACAACGCGTCTCGGTATTACCTCCAAGCCAATGCTGTCGGGCGCGTTCCATGATGCACTTTTCCTTGCGCGGGTCACCGATGCTGCCATGATCTTCGTGCCTTGCCGCGATGGTCTCAGCCACAATGAAGCGGAATTCGTCAAACCCGAACACTCCATACTGGGCGCACAGGTTTTGCTGGAATCGACTCTGGCCGCGCTTCAGATGGCTATGAAATAG
- a CDS encoding GFA family protein: MVADSDVSGGLTGGCVCGHVRYRMETTPIIVHGCHCRYCQRMSGSAFAVNAMIEADRIILTGEGKPDAIHTASALPAGQIVHRCPRCSVPLWANHSQLGETFALVYVGTLDDASKLSPDIHCFTTTKHSWVALPAGIPAFEGNYDAEQVWSAAAKARFTTAMQGEI; encoded by the coding sequence ATGGTGGCTGATTCGGATGTCTCGGGCGGCCTGACCGGGGGTTGCGTTTGCGGTCATGTGCGCTATCGCATGGAAACGACGCCGATCATTGTCCACGGCTGCCACTGCCGTTATTGCCAGCGGATGTCGGGTTCGGCTTTCGCGGTCAACGCCATGATCGAGGCGGACCGCATTATACTCACCGGTGAGGGCAAGCCCGACGCGATTCACACGGCCTCGGCATTGCCAGCCGGCCAGATAGTCCACCGCTGCCCGCGCTGTTCCGTACCGCTATGGGCCAATCATTCCCAGCTCGGTGAGACTTTCGCGCTTGTTTACGTTGGCACGCTGGACGACGCTTCAAAGCTATCTCCCGATATTCATTGTTTCACAACGACCAAGCATTCATGGGTCGCGTTGCCAGCGGGTATACCGGCCTTCGAAGGCAACTACGATGCGGAACAGGTCTGGAGCGCTGCAGCCAAGGCGCGTTTCACAACGGCGATGCAAGGTGAAATATGA
- a CDS encoding sensor histidine kinase, with amino-acid sequence MPTDSRDTDRRPSPDALLETAERETRGRLKIFLGAAPGVGKTYEMLMAGRAALADGKDVVIGVVETHGRKETQALVDGFEVIKRSQINYKDHRLQEMDLDAILARRPSLVLVDELAHTNAPGTRHPKRYMDVQEILAHDIDVYSTMNIQHVESLNDVVAQITKVRVRETVPDSVIDQADEVEIIDLTPADLIKRLQEGKVYVPANAKRAMENYFSPGNLTALRELALRRTAQRVDDQLLTHMQANAISGPWAAGDRVLVCIDEHPGGASLVRYARRLADRLRAPWTAVNVETHRSTRFSEADRNRIASTLRLAGQLGGDAITLPGRDAAEEIARHARENNVTHIVIGKPHKPQWRELFEGSVSHDLIRRAGDISVHVISGSEERAGPTVRTAEQAPMASIRIRAYLLSTAYVIGALAFGLLLSSVVDVRNIALVFLMAVLASAVSAGLWPALFASVLSALMLNFFFLQPLYTLNISDPESVIALAFFFGVAVIASNLTARVQRQASAARQRARTTEDLYLFSKKLAGTGTLDDVLWATAFQIASMLKVRVVLLLPDHGTIEVKAGYPPDDSLDDADIAAARWAWENNRAAGRGADTLPGAKRLYLPLRTGRMAVGVIGLDSDKQGPLLTPEQQRLLDALADQAAVAIERTQLVADVDRAKLAAEADRLRSALLTSISHDLKTPLAAIMGAAGTLKEFAPALPVEARVELLGTVIDESERLNRFIANLLDMTRIESGAMEPNFAFHYVGDIVGTALSRAKKILGHHKTAVNISPDLPMLRVDPVLFEQVLFNLLDNASKYAPEGSSLRIQAWTDDGWVILQVIDEGPGIPADDLERVFNTFYRVRKGDQVTAGTGLGLSISRGFIEAMGGAIKAERRIDRSGTIFTIRMPVPKEPPNLEELI; translated from the coding sequence ATGCCCACTGACAGCCGCGACACCGACAGGAGGCCATCGCCCGACGCACTCCTTGAAACTGCAGAGCGCGAGACGCGCGGACGGCTGAAGATTTTTCTCGGGGCGGCACCCGGCGTGGGCAAAACCTATGAAATGCTCATGGCTGGCCGAGCAGCACTTGCTGATGGCAAGGATGTGGTGATCGGCGTCGTTGAGACGCATGGGCGCAAGGAAACGCAGGCGCTAGTGGACGGTTTCGAAGTGATCAAACGCTCACAGATCAACTACAAGGATCATCGTCTTCAGGAGATGGACCTCGATGCAATCCTCGCACGCCGGCCAAGCCTCGTTCTGGTTGATGAACTCGCACATACAAACGCTCCAGGCACGCGCCATCCAAAGCGGTACATGGATGTGCAGGAGATACTGGCACACGACATCGATGTCTATTCGACAATGAACATCCAGCACGTCGAAAGCCTGAATGATGTCGTGGCGCAGATCACCAAGGTGCGGGTGCGCGAAACAGTGCCGGATTCGGTCATCGACCAGGCGGATGAGGTCGAGATCATCGATCTGACGCCCGCTGATCTGATCAAGCGTCTGCAGGAGGGAAAGGTCTACGTTCCGGCCAACGCCAAGCGCGCGATGGAAAACTATTTTTCGCCGGGCAATCTGACTGCCCTGCGCGAGCTTGCGCTGCGGCGTACCGCGCAACGTGTCGATGATCAGCTGCTCACCCATATGCAAGCGAATGCGATATCCGGGCCGTGGGCAGCCGGCGACCGGGTTCTCGTCTGTATCGATGAGCATCCAGGCGGTGCTTCACTTGTCAGATATGCCCGCCGTCTTGCGGATCGGCTTCGGGCGCCGTGGACAGCTGTTAACGTGGAGACACATCGTTCGACGCGTTTTTCAGAAGCGGATCGGAATCGGATCGCATCTACGCTGCGTCTCGCCGGCCAGCTAGGCGGTGATGCTATCACGCTCCCGGGCCGGGATGCGGCCGAGGAAATTGCACGTCACGCACGGGAAAACAATGTCACGCACATTGTCATCGGCAAGCCGCACAAGCCGCAATGGCGCGAACTCTTTGAAGGGTCGGTATCCCATGATCTGATCCGCCGGGCCGGCGATATCAGCGTGCATGTCATCTCGGGAAGCGAAGAGCGTGCGGGTCCCACGGTACGGACCGCCGAGCAGGCGCCGATGGCGAGCATCAGGATCAGAGCCTATCTCTTGAGCACTGCCTATGTGATCGGTGCACTCGCATTCGGCCTTTTGCTTTCGAGCGTGGTTGACGTGCGCAACATTGCGCTCGTCTTTCTCATGGCAGTGCTCGCTTCAGCCGTTTCAGCCGGACTCTGGCCGGCTTTGTTCGCATCCGTCCTTAGCGCCCTGATGCTCAATTTCTTCTTTCTCCAGCCGCTTTACACGCTCAATATTAGCGATCCTGAAAGCGTCATCGCGCTAGCCTTCTTCTTTGGTGTCGCAGTCATTGCCAGCAATCTGACCGCACGGGTCCAGCGTCAGGCTTCGGCGGCACGGCAACGTGCGCGAACGACCGAAGATCTCTATCTCTTCAGCAAGAAGCTCGCCGGGACCGGCACGCTCGACGATGTATTGTGGGCCACGGCGTTCCAGATCGCGTCCATGTTGAAGGTGCGTGTGGTCCTGCTCCTGCCGGATCATGGGACAATCGAGGTGAAGGCCGGCTATCCGCCTGACGATAGCCTGGACGATGCGGACATCGCGGCGGCGCGCTGGGCGTGGGAAAATAACCGTGCAGCAGGGCGGGGAGCCGACACGCTACCGGGTGCGAAGCGGCTCTACCTGCCGCTGCGGACAGGACGCATGGCGGTTGGCGTCATAGGGCTGGATAGTGACAAACAGGGGCCGCTGCTCACACCGGAGCAGCAACGCCTGCTCGATGCGCTGGCTGATCAGGCGGCTGTCGCCATAGAGCGCACACAGCTTGTGGCCGACGTCGACCGTGCCAAGCTCGCAGCGGAGGCCGACCGGCTACGCTCGGCGCTCCTGACGTCGATCTCGCACGATCTGAAGACTCCGCTTGCGGCCATCATGGGGGCGGCAGGTACCCTGAAGGAGTTTGCACCGGCCTTGCCGGTCGAGGCGCGGGTGGAACTGCTCGGGACTGTTATCGACGAGTCCGAGCGGCTCAACCGGTTCATCGCCAATCTGCTCGACATGACCAGGATCGAGTCTGGCGCAATGGAGCCGAATTTCGCGTTCCACTACGTTGGCGACATTGTCGGCACCGCGCTGAGCCGAGCTAAAAAAATCCTCGGGCACCACAAGACGGCGGTCAATATTTCGCCCGACCTGCCGATGCTGAGGGTCGATCCGGTGCTGTTCGAGCAGGTATTGTTCAACCTTCTCGACAATGCTTCCAAATACGCACCGGAAGGTTCCTCGCTGCGAATTCAGGCCTGGACCGATGATGGCTGGGTCATCCTGCAGGTCATCGACGAAGGGCCGGGCATCCCCGCCGACGATCTGGAGCGAGTTTTCAACACATTCTATCGCGTACGCAAGGGCGATCAGGTCACAGCCGGTACGGGGCTTGGCCTGTCGATATCACGCGGCTTCATAGAAGCCATGGGCGGCGCCATTAAAGCGGAAAGGCGTATCGACCGGTCGGGTACGATCTTCACGATCAGGATGCCTGTTCCGAAGGAGCCGCCAAACTTGGAAGAACTCATATGA